The following coding sequences are from one Primulina eburnea isolate SZY01 chromosome 15, ASM2296580v1, whole genome shotgun sequence window:
- the LOC140813906 gene encoding ATG8-interacting protein 1-like has product MENNEEGGEEPVTRGNEWEVVSLTESAYGAAPGQKEDDPGHNRQVKLNSENEAETSTAIFMSGHFIFPPSQHENLPLEPENVEIQNEEGGKNDASQLIVEEGDKSYLKGEENLSNKGLMPDEFSRIPTVDGNCSRLPVRGTDFKKDLAYEEQSIYSSAAFSSVDSEAGLVDSNMIEDIRRMDDMIEGSDHASDSSLCSSEKIVDGDNYDDFNLPCGTWWRRRAISLYAHAKEANTFWSICIAAAVMGLVIIGHRWQQERWQVLHHKWLSGIKHERMGMMLGPMTRLKDVIVGGHRRGSIVRRNSSI; this is encoded by the exons ATGGAAAATAATGAAGAAGGTGGGGAGGAACCTGTTACTAGAGGAAATGAGTGGGAAGTTGTATCACTCACTGAATCTGCATATGGTGCTGCTCCTGGTCAGAAGGAGGATGATCCAGGCCATAATAGACAGGTTAAGTTAAACAGTGAAAATGAGGCTGAAACTTCTACTGCTATATTCATGTCAGGTCATTTCATTTTCCCTCCAAGTCAGCATGAGAATCTGCCTTTGGAACCTGAAAATGTCGAGATACAAAATGAAGAGGGAGGCAAAAACGATGCTTCTCAGTTGATAGTGGAGGAAGGGGATAAATCATATCTGAAGGGTGAAGAAAACTTGAGTAACAAAGGATTGATGCCTGATGAATTTTCTCGAATTCCAACAGTTGATGGAAACTGTAGCAGGTTACCTGTCAGGGGCACAGATTTCAAAAAAGACTTGGCTTATGAAGAGCAAAGCATTTACAGCAGTGCAGCATTTAGTTCAGTAGACAGTGAAGCCGGCCTTGTGGATTCTAATATGATTGAGGACATCAGGAGGATGGATGATATGATTGAAGGTAGTGACCATGCATCAGATTCAAGCCTATGTAGTTCAGAAAAAATTGTTGATGGAGACAATTATGATGATTTTAACCTTCCTTGTGGAACTTGGTGGAGAAGGCGAGCTATTTCTTTGTATGCCCATGCAAAAGAGGCAAATACATTTTGGTCTATCTGCATTGCTGCGGCAGTTATGGGTCTTGTAATTATTGGTCACCGGTGGCAGCAAGAGAGATGGCAGGTTTTGCACCACAAGTGGCTGTCTGGTATTAAACATGAG AGAATGGGCATGATGCTTGGTCCAATGACTCGACTTAAAGATGTGATTGTTGGTGGTCACCGACGAGGTTCGATTGTGAGGAGGAACAGCTCCATATAA
- the LOC140814923 gene encoding uncharacterized protein isoform X1 — protein MLSFPSKLFASRLPMNCVPRPHPSPNLFTVTGDKTYWAFGDYLVKIISPVVVHRICSYMEPCYCKEMPKTKSIWPVDTPPVVKYDKGQVTNSHLQILGNVNSEDDNKVPRRSHANKGRVPWNKGRRHSEETRQKIRQRTKEALKDPKVRKKMSECPRSLSNQTKERIRTSQTKLWGKRLQWKRSGEKFLHSWAESIATAAKMGGSDQQELDWDSYDKITREMNTQQLRHAEEIAKAKEIARIQAERAAQVKAEKMAKIAERRRELEENASFKGESVKKRNKRSKEEKEKLAEFQEVKLRERLMKIHRKKSILNQAIEQRQRSWEKFDLEFIKGEKLPKEVTLADQIRFANDRRDNQQLLN, from the exons ATGCTATCTTTTCCCTC GAAACTTTTTGCTTCCCGACTTCCAATGAATTGCGTGCCTAGACCTCATCCATCACCCAATTTGTTTACTGTCACTGGAGACAAGACTTATTGGGCTTTTGGTGACTATCTTGTTAAGATAATATCTCCCGTCGTTGTTCACCGTATTTGTTCCTATATGGAACCATGCTACTGTAAAGAAATGCCCAAGACCAAGAGCATTTGGCCAGTGGACACGCCTCCTGTGGTAAAATATGATAAAGGTCAAGTTACAAACAGTCATCTGCAAATTCTGGGGAATGTCAACTCCGAGGATGATAATAAAGTTCCCAGAAGAAGCCACGCAAACAAGGGGAGAGTTCCATGGAACAAAGGACGAAGACACAGTGAAG AGACTCGACAGAAAATTAGACAGAGAACTAAGGAAGCCTTGAAAGACCCCAAG GTTAGAAAGAAGATGTCTGAATGTCCTCGTTCTCTCAG TAATCAGACCAAGGAGAGGATACGAACATCACAGACAAAGCTATGGGGGAAACGCTTACAGTGGAAAAGGTCAGGAGAGAAATTCTTGCATTCATGGGCAGAAAGCATCGCAACTGCAGCTAAGATGGGTGGGAGCGACCAACAAGAACTGGATTGGGACAGCTATGACAAAATTACCAGAGAAATGAACACCCAACAACTTCGTCACGCTGAGGAAATAGCAAAGGCTAAAGAGATAGCCCGCATACAAGCGGAGAGGGCAGCACAAGTAAAAGCGGAAAAGATGGCTAAAATCGCCGAGAGAAGAAGAGAGCTGGAAGAAAATGCAAGTTTCAAAGGAGAATCAGTTAAAAAGAGAAACAAAAGatcaaaagaagaaaaagaaaagttGGCTGAATTTCAGGAGGTTAAACTCAGGGAAAGGCTGATGAAG ATTCACAGAAAGAAGTCTATCCTTAATCAAGCAATCGAACAACGACAAAGATCATGGGAGAAATTTGATTTGGAGTTTATCAAGGGAGAAAAATTGCCAAAGGAAGTTACCTTGGCAGATCAGATTCGGTTCGCTAATGACAGAAGAGACAATCAACAGCTGCTCAACTAG
- the LOC140814923 gene encoding uncharacterized protein isoform X2, translating to MNCVPRPHPSPNLFTVTGDKTYWAFGDYLVKIISPVVVHRICSYMEPCYCKEMPKTKSIWPVDTPPVVKYDKGQVTNSHLQILGNVNSEDDNKVPRRSHANKGRVPWNKGRRHSEETRQKIRQRTKEALKDPKVRKKMSECPRSLSNQTKERIRTSQTKLWGKRLQWKRSGEKFLHSWAESIATAAKMGGSDQQELDWDSYDKITREMNTQQLRHAEEIAKAKEIARIQAERAAQVKAEKMAKIAERRRELEENASFKGESVKKRNKRSKEEKEKLAEFQEVKLRERLMKIHRKKSILNQAIEQRQRSWEKFDLEFIKGEKLPKEVTLADQIRFANDRRDNQQLLN from the exons ATGAATTGCGTGCCTAGACCTCATCCATCACCCAATTTGTTTACTGTCACTGGAGACAAGACTTATTGGGCTTTTGGTGACTATCTTGTTAAGATAATATCTCCCGTCGTTGTTCACCGTATTTGTTCCTATATGGAACCATGCTACTGTAAAGAAATGCCCAAGACCAAGAGCATTTGGCCAGTGGACACGCCTCCTGTGGTAAAATATGATAAAGGTCAAGTTACAAACAGTCATCTGCAAATTCTGGGGAATGTCAACTCCGAGGATGATAATAAAGTTCCCAGAAGAAGCCACGCAAACAAGGGGAGAGTTCCATGGAACAAAGGACGAAGACACAGTGAAG AGACTCGACAGAAAATTAGACAGAGAACTAAGGAAGCCTTGAAAGACCCCAAG GTTAGAAAGAAGATGTCTGAATGTCCTCGTTCTCTCAG TAATCAGACCAAGGAGAGGATACGAACATCACAGACAAAGCTATGGGGGAAACGCTTACAGTGGAAAAGGTCAGGAGAGAAATTCTTGCATTCATGGGCAGAAAGCATCGCAACTGCAGCTAAGATGGGTGGGAGCGACCAACAAGAACTGGATTGGGACAGCTATGACAAAATTACCAGAGAAATGAACACCCAACAACTTCGTCACGCTGAGGAAATAGCAAAGGCTAAAGAGATAGCCCGCATACAAGCGGAGAGGGCAGCACAAGTAAAAGCGGAAAAGATGGCTAAAATCGCCGAGAGAAGAAGAGAGCTGGAAGAAAATGCAAGTTTCAAAGGAGAATCAGTTAAAAAGAGAAACAAAAGatcaaaagaagaaaaagaaaagttGGCTGAATTTCAGGAGGTTAAACTCAGGGAAAGGCTGATGAAG ATTCACAGAAAGAAGTCTATCCTTAATCAAGCAATCGAACAACGACAAAGATCATGGGAGAAATTTGATTTGGAGTTTATCAAGGGAGAAAAATTGCCAAAGGAAGTTACCTTGGCAGATCAGATTCGGTTCGCTAATGACAGAAGAGACAATCAACAGCTGCTCAACTAG
- the LOC140814050 gene encoding tRNA dimethylallyltransferase 9, producing MIRGLRVGGLRVSSLRLPFVAEPPLLFPTGQPSIVSFHGRHINRHCTVHCSSDAQTKKEQRQKVIVISGPTGAGKSRLSLELAKRVNGEIISADSVQVYRGLDIGSAKPSVSERREVPHHLIDILHPSEDYSVGQFYEDARQITEEILSKDRVPIVSGGTGLYLRWFIYGKPNVPKASPEIASEVHSELSGLQRDGDWDAAVQLVVKAGDTGVQSLAANDWYRLRRRLEILKLSGASPSSFPLPYNSFKEKFESSELKALEINPSTDELHDTKSKDLDFDFICFFLSTNRLDLYRSIDFRCEDMLLDGGILTEAKWLLDLGLMPNSNSATRAIGYRQAMEYLLACREQGGWSSSRYFQTFLSEFQKASRNFAKRQLTWFRNEPIYQWIDASQPMENVLSFICDAYHVQNGNLNVPRALSMKKNVSNHREVQDLKAYRTKNRHFITREDCGGILEWVKKTQQGQATIPVH from the exons atgaTTCGTGGATTGAGAGTCGGGGGCCTCCGAGTAAGTTCCCTCCGCCTGCCCTTTGTGGCGGAGCCGCCTCTCCTTTTCCCCACCGGGCAGCCTTCCATTGTTAGTTTCCACGGACGCCACATCAACAGACACTGTACCGTCCATTGCTCGTCGGATGCTCAAACGAAGAAAGAACAGCGGCAGAAAGTAATAGTAATATCTGGCCCAACTGGAGCCGGAAAAAGCCGGCTCTCATTAGAACTTGCCAAGCGAGTCAATGGAGAAATCATCAGCGCGGACTCTGTCCAG GTGTATAGAGGTCTGGATATCGGTTCAGCGAAACCTTCTGTTAGTGAAAGACGG GAAGTGCCACATCATTTGATTGACATATTGCACCCGTCTGAAG ATTATTCTGTTGGACAATTTTATGAGGATGCGAGGCAAATAACAGAAGAAATTCTCAGCAAAGACCGTGTTCCTATAGTTTCAGGCGGTACAGGGTTGTACTTGAGATG GTTCATATATGGAAAACCAAATGTTCCGAAAGCCTCTCCAGAGATCGCCTCTGAAGTACATTCAGAACTTTCAGGATTACAGAGGGATGGTGATTGGGATGCAGCCGTGCAATTGGTGGTTAAAGCAGGTGATACAGGTGTTCAATCTTTAGCTGCAAATGATTGGTATCGATTACGTCGCAGACTTGAAATACTCAAG TTAAGTGGTGCATCTCCGTCATCCTTTCCATTGCCCTATAATTCTTTCAAGGAGAAGTTTGAATCAAGTGAATTGAAAGCACTTGAGATAAACCCGTCGACTGATGAACTTCACGATACTAAATCGAAGGACTTGGACTTTGATTTTATATGTTTTTTCCTTTCAACAAATAGGCTGGATCTCTATCGATCTATTGATTTCCGGTGTGAAGATATGCTTTTAG ATGGTGGAATTTTGACTGAGGCAAAGTGGCTTCTTGATCTGGGCCTTATGCCAAATTCAAATTCTGCAACTCGAGCTATAGGTTATCGACAA GCAATGGAGTATCTGCTAGCGTGCAGAGAACAGGGGGGCTGGAGTTCCTCCAGATACTTCCAAACATTTTTATCTGAATTTCAAAAGGCATCTAG AAATTTTGCAAAAAGACAATTGACATGGTTCCGGAACGAACCCATCTACCAGTGGATTGATGCCTCACAACCCATG GAAAATGTGCTTAGCTTCATCTGTGATGCTTATCATGTCCAAAATGGGAATCTTAACGTACCTCGAGCTCTTAGCATGAAGAAGAATGTTTCAAATCATCGGGAGGTTCAGGATTTAAAAGCTTATCGCACCAAAAATCG GCATTTCATCACAAGAGAGGACTGTGGCGGTATTCTGGAATGGGTGAAGAAAACTCAACAGGGGCAAGCTACAATCCCTGTTCATTAG
- the LOC140814316 gene encoding malate dehydrogenase, mitochondrial: MNAAMLRSALRRNRSTSTVAASSYVLRRGFSTESAPERKVTILGAAGGIGQPLSLLMKLNPLVSKLALYDIAGTPGVAADVSHINTRSEVVGYASDEQLGKALEGSDIIIIPAGVPRKPGMTRDDLFKINAGIVKSLCEAIAKYSPNALVNMISNPVNSTVPIAAEVFKSNGVYDEKRLFGVTTLDVVRAKTFYAGKANANVAGVNVPVVGGHAGITILPLFSQATPKANLSDEVITALTKRTQDGGTEVVEAKAGKGSATLSMAYAGAIFADACLKGLNGVPDVVECSFVQSTVTELPFFASKVRLGKNGVEEVLGLGPLSDYEQQGLEALKPELKSSIEKGIAFVRGS; encoded by the exons ATGAATGCCGCGATGTTGAGATCTGCGCTCAGGAGGAACAGAAGCACCTCTACGGTCGCTGCTTCGTCGTACGTATTGCGACGGGGATTCTCAACGGAGTCGGCGCCGGAGCGCAAGGTTACCATTTTGGGAGCCGCTGGCGGGATCGGGCAGCCGCTATCTCTTTTGATGAAGTTGAATCCTCTTGTATCTAAGCTCGCTCTCTACGATATCGCGGGGACTCCTGGCGTCGCCGCTGATGTCAGCCATATCAACACCAGATCTGAG GTGGTCGGGTATGCGTCAGACGAGCAGCTAGGGAAGGCTCTCGAGGGTTCGGACATAATCATCATTCCAGCTGGTGTACCCAGAAAGCCTGGCATGACCCGTGATGACCTCTTCAAGATTAACGCTGGCATTGTTAAATCTCTTTGTGAGGCCATTGCGAAGTACAGCCCCAAT GCTCTTGTCAATATGATTAGCAACCCTGTGAATTCCACTGTCCCAATTGCTGCAGAGGTATTCAAGAGCAACGGAGTTTATGATGAGAAGAGGCTGTTTGGTGTTACTACCCTCGATGTGGTGAGAGCCAAGACATTCTATGCTGGAAAAGCCAATGCCAATGTGGCAG GGGTGAATGTACCTGTTGTTGGTGGTCATGCTGGAATTACCATTCTTCCCTTGTTTTCACAA GCAACACCGAAAGCAAATTTGTCAGATGAAGTCATTACAGCTCTAACAAAACGAACACAAGATGGTGGAACTGAAGTTGTCGAGGCCAAGGCTGGAAAAGGTTCAGCTACCCTGTCAATGGC TTATGCGGGGGCCATATTTGCTGATGCTTGTTTGAAGGGGCTCAATGGAGTCCCAGATGTTGTGGAATGTTCTTTTGTACAATCAACTGTGACTGAGCTACCTTTCTTTGCATCCAAG GTGAGACTCGGAAAGAATGGTGTGGAGGAAGTTTTGGGTTTGGGCCCACTATCCGATTATGAGCAACAAGGGCTAGAAGCTCTCAAGCCTGAACTGAAAAGTTCAATCGAAAAAGGTATTGCATTTGTTCGTGGCAGTTAA